TAGAGAGGGCGCCCAATAGGATCCTCGTTATTGCTATAGGTCATCGCAGGGAGATCTACCGCTGAAATACGTTGTGGGGAATGACTCGTGTGAATCAACGGTTTGATCAATCGCAGATTGTGCGAGGTACTATGCCGAAGTACGCCAGTGTTGTGTTCGATATCGCCATAGACAGGCAGTTTGACTACCTGGTTCCACCGGATATGGAGGATAGAGTAAAACCAGGGGTCAGGGTCTATGTCCCGTTCCGCTCGCGGCGGCTCAGCGCCTATGTCACATCGGTCTCCGACCGCACGTCTTTCCCCTCGCCAAAGGCAATCCTCTCGGTGCGCGACGCGAAACCGGTGGTGAGCGAGCCGTTGCTCAAGCTCGCCGAATGGATCGCGGCATACTATTCATGCTCCCTTTCAGCGGCTATCCGCTGCATCGTGCCGACGAGCGTCCGCAAAGGGCACAAGGCAAAACTGCCGCTCTTCGTGCAGCTCAATCGGGAGCGCTGCGGCGACAGGAAGGCAGTCGAAGAGCTCGGCAGGAGGGCGCCACGCCAGGCAAAGGTGGTTGAAATCCTCCTCCAGTGCGAGGGCACCGTCCTGATGCAGGAGCTGTTGAGGAGCAGCGGCGCCGCCCAACAGGCGGTCCGCGCGCTGGAGAAGAAGGGCTTCGCTACCCTGACGCGGCAACGGGTGTACCGTGACCCATGGGAGGGAGAATCTATCCTCCCTACGGAGCATCTGCCCCCGACCCCGGAGCAGCGGCGGGCGATTGAGCGTGCGGCGCAGGCGCTCGCGCAGCAGCGCTTCTCGGTGATCCTTCTCCACGGCGTGACCGGCAGCGGGAAGACCGAGGTGTACCTCCAGGCCATTGACAAAGCCCTGAAATCGGGCCGGGGCGCCATCGTCCTTGTCCCCGAGATATCGCTCACGCCGCAGACGGTGGAGGGATTCAAGGCGCGGTTCGCTGAGAATGTTGCAGTGCTCCACAGCCGGCTCTCGCTCGGCGAGCGGCTCGACGAGTGGGAAAAGCTGAGGGACGGGAAAGCGCGGGTGGTGGTCGGAGCACGGTCCGCCATATTTGCCCCCGTTCAGAATTGTGGCCTCATTGTCGTGGACGAGGAACACGAGCGCACGTACAAGCAGGAGGAGACACCCCGCTATCACGCCCGCGACGTGGCGGTGATGAGGGGGAAAATAGAAAACGCCGTAGTCATTCTCGGCTCGGCCACTCCCTCGGTCGAGTCCTACCGGAACGCCCTCACCGGCAAGTACGCGCTCTTCCACCTCCCGAGGAGAATAGAGGACAGGGCGCTCCCGACGGTCACCATAGTGGACATGAAAGAGGAGATAAAACGCGTGGGGCGCATGACATTTTTTTCACGCCGGCTCCTGACCGCCATGGAGGAGCGTCTCGAAAAGCGAGAGCAGGTGATGCTCTTTTTAAACAGGCGCGGCTTTTCCCCTGTCATGATATGCGGCAGGTGCGGCTATGTGCACAAGTGCCCCAATTGCAGCATCGCGCTCACCACGCACGATGAGGGAGAAAAACTGCTCTGCCACCTGTGCGGCTTTACGGGTGAATCGGCCGGGCGGTGCCCGAGGTGCCGCACGCATGGTGTCCGTTTCCCCGGCCTGGGCACGCAGAAACTGGAGCTCATGGTATCCAAGCTCTTCCCGGACTGCAGGGTCGGGCGCATGGACTCCGACTCCATGACAGGGAAGGGCGCGCACGCGGAAACGCTGAAGGCGTTCAGGAACGGGGAGATCCAGGTCCTCCTCGGCACCCAGATGATCGCCAAGGGGCTGCATTTCCCGAACGTGACGCTCGTGG
The DNA window shown above is from Candidatus Auribacterota bacterium and carries:
- the priA gene encoding primosomal protein N' gives rise to the protein MPKYASVVFDIAIDRQFDYLVPPDMEDRVKPGVRVYVPFRSRRLSAYVTSVSDRTSFPSPKAILSVRDAKPVVSEPLLKLAEWIAAYYSCSLSAAIRCIVPTSVRKGHKAKLPLFVQLNRERCGDRKAVEELGRRAPRQAKVVEILLQCEGTVLMQELLRSSGAAQQAVRALEKKGFATLTRQRVYRDPWEGESILPTEHLPPTPEQRRAIERAAQALAQQRFSVILLHGVTGSGKTEVYLQAIDKALKSGRGAIVLVPEISLTPQTVEGFKARFAENVAVLHSRLSLGERLDEWEKLRDGKARVVVGARSAIFAPVQNCGLIVVDEEHERTYKQEETPRYHARDVAVMRGKIENAVVILGSATPSVESYRNALTGKYALFHLPRRIEDRALPTVTIVDMKEEIKRVGRMTFFSRRLLTAMEERLEKREQVMLFLNRRGFSPVMICGRCGYVHKCPNCSIALTTHDEGEKLLCHLCGFTGESAGRCPRCRTHGVRFPGLGTQKLELMVSKLFPDCRVGRMDSDSMTGKGAHAETLKAFRNGEIQVLLGTQMIAKGLHFPNVTLVGVISADTALNFPDFRAAEYTFQLLTQVAGRAGRGEVHGEVIVQTYAPNHPAIMAARSQDYESFYRQEIPFREELGYPPFTRFIIVTVRGRSEGAVKWISNYCARTVRELHPPEMEVLGPAPSPIVRAKGYYRWQIIFKGESVIRMNGVLKEALGKVKPGKGVQIVVDADPISML